Within Cytophagia bacterium CHB2, the genomic segment CGAACGCCCTCGACATGTCGAGTTTTAGAGTTGAAAGCGATAAGGGCAAGCTGGAGGGGAACGTTAAAATTTCCTTGGATCACGAGGGCAAGGTGAGCACGCTCGAGGGTTCGGTGTTTGCGCAAAATTTTCCACTTTCAAAAACCAGAGATTTGGAGCTGCGCATCGACAGCGATTCGACGCGCATTACCGGCGATGCCAACGGGTTGCGCTATGCCGGCGCCGTCACCGTCAAACGCGCGATTTATTCTCTCAGCAGCATGCAAACCGGCAAGATTTTGGAAATCGACGAAGCCGAATTGCAGCAAATCCTCAACACCAATGCGGAGGAGAAAGATAGCACGTTTGCGCGCTTGCTGCAGCATGTCAGCGGCGAATTGAAGATTCGCATGCCGCGCAACACCTGGATTCGCGGCCCGGAAGTCAATCTCGAACTCAACGGCGAATTGGATCTCGTGCAGGAAGGCGAAACGTATCTGCTCTTCGGCGCCATTGATATCGCGCGCGGCACCTATGAGCTTTACGGCAAGAAATTCACCGTGCGCAGCGGCAAGCTGATTTTTCAAGGTGATCTCGACACCGCGATTCAAATCGATTTGCTGGCGTCTTATGTTTTTCGCCAGGGCAAGGAAAAGCATGAGATGTTCGTCAACATTACCGGCAGCCTTTCCAATCCGCAGGTGGTGTTTTCATTGGACAGCGAGAATACCACGATCGAGCAAAAAGATGCGATCTCGTATATTCTCTTCAACGCGCCGGCGCAGGGCAGCGGCATTAGCCTCGCAGGCTCGGCCAGCGGCGTGGTTTCCGGGCTGGTTTCGCAACAGCTCTCCAAAACACTCGGTGAAGGCTTGAATCTTGATGTGATCGAATTCGGCGCTGGCGAGAATTTAACCCCCGGCTCTGTGTTGGTTGGAAAATATATTACCAACGATCTTTTCATCAGCGTCAGCCAGGATTTCAGCTCGTTCAATTCTGCCGAGGCGTTGCGTGTGGCTCTCGAACTGGAGGTGCTGCGCGAGTTTTTTTTGCAGGCTACGCGCGGCGGCAAAGATGAAACAGACACCGGTTTCGATGTGATCTGGAAAAAAGAGTGGCAATGAAACGAGCAGCCGGTTTGGCGATTTTACTCGCCGGTTGCGTGACCGTGACGCATGTGCGTGATGTGTTGGAACTGCCGCCGCCGCAGCAGGTGCAAAGCCGGCGCGAGGGCAATACCGCAACGATCTTTTGGCAGGCCGGCGCTGAAAACCGGCAAGCGGATTTTGACGGTTATTTGCTTTATGTTTCACCTCGCAGTTTGGCGACGGCGCCGTTGCGGGACATGCCTGCGCCGATCGTGATTGCAAAGGGCTTGACGGAACACACAATTGTAATCGGCGATTCGCTGCCGCTTTTCATCCACGTGCGCAGCCGCGCCGGCCGCAATAAAATCAGCTTGCCCTCGTTGCCGGAATTGATTATAAAGTAGAACCAGCAGCACGGCAAGGAATTGTGTGGCAGGAGGATAAGTAGGCTCGTGAACTGTTACCTTAATTTGTAAGAGCACCCGCTCGAAATGTCAGACGAATCTTGTGAAGTACTCGGCATAACGCCTGCAACTTCACAAGGTACCTTCTGGATGACCTACAGTGTGGGATAAGCTTTTTCAGGTACCAGCACACTAGTTGATTCGTAATCCGTTTTCAGAGTACCCAGCATCCAGTAATCAGCGACAAGTAATCAACAATAAGTAATCAACAATAAGTAATCAACAATAAGTAATCAACAATAAGTAATCAACAATAAGTAATCAACAATAAGTTACCAGCATCCAGGAATAAGTACCCACCAACCATTATCAAGCAACTATGTTTGTCGATTCAGCAAAAATATATGTCGAAGCCGGGCGCGGGGGCAGCGGTTGCATGAGTTTTCGGCGCGAGAAGTATGTTCCCAAGGGCGGGCCGGACGGCGGCGACGGCGGGCACGGCGGCGATGTCATACTCGAAGTCGATAAGAATTTGCGTACGCTGCTAGATTTTCAGATGCGCAAACACTTTCGCGCGGAACGCGGTGAGCACGGCAAAGGCGCAAACAAAACCGGACGCAACGGCCAGGAGATAGTTATTCGCGTGCCGCCAGGCACTGTCGTTCGCAATGCGGAAACGAGTGAGATTCTGGTAGATATGGTCATCGTGGGCGAGCAATTCGTCGTTGCACGCGGCGGGCGCGGCGGCTGGGGCAACGCGCGTTACGTCACCTCCACACATCAAGCGCCGCGCGAATGGGAGCCGGGCGAGTTGGGTGAGAGCATGTGGCTCATGCTCGAATTGAAACTGCTTGCCGATGTTGGGTTGGTTGGCATGCCGAACGCGGGCAAATCGACGCTGCTCTCGCGCATTTCCGCAGCGCGCCCCAAAATTGCGGATTATCCGTTTACCACGCTCACCCCGAATTTGGGCGTCGTGCGCTATCACGATTCCCAGAGCTTTGTGGTGGCCGATATTCCCGGGTTAATCGAAGGCGCGCATCAAGGCCGCGGCCTGGGCATTGATTTTTTGCGCCATATCGAGCGCACCGCCGTGCTGGTGATTTTGATCGAAGCCGTTTCCGAAAACATGCAAGCAACCTATGAGGCTTTGCTCGCCGAGTTGCAGGGTTATGATGCCACGCTGCTTGCGAAACCGCGCCTCGTGGCCATCACCAAAATGGATTTGAGCGAGGACAAAGATATTGGCGCGGATTTTTTGCAGAGTCTGAACTATCCGGCCTGCCGGATTTCGGCGGTTACCGGTGAAGGTTTGCCCGAGCTTTTGGATTTGATGTGGAAGGCTGTGAATCAGACGCTATGATTTTAACCGGGGGTGGCTTTGCAGCGAGCAGAACTTGAAGCGTTGGTTGCGCTTTTGCAAGTGCCGGGCATCGGCTCGGCGCGTGTGCGCGCATTGGTGAGTCATTTCAAATCCGTGCATGCCGTTGCCGCCGCGCCGTTGGCGGCATTGTGCGAGGCGCCCGGCATCGACCGAACGCTGGCGCACGCGATCAAAACGTCTGAAGCGCGTGAATTTGCCCGCCGTCAGCTTGATCTTGCGCAGCAGCGCGGCTGCGAGTTGATCACGTTTTGGGATGACGATTATCCCGCCCTGCTCAAAAAGATCAATGATCCGCCGGTTTTACTTTACCTAAAAGGCGCTTTGCAGGCCGCCGATCAAAACGCCATTGCCGTCGTTGGCACACGCGCGCCAACGCAATACGGCAAAATGGTGACTGAAAAAATCGCAGCGGATCTCGTGGCGCATGGCATCACGATCGTGAGCGGGTTGGCGCGCGGCGTTGACACGGCGGCGCATCATGCGGTTGTGCGCAGCGGCGGCCGCACGCTGGCGGTGTTAGGCTCGGGATTGGATGTGGTCTACCCCGCAGAAAACCGCAAACTGCTGGAGGACATTGCGCGCAACGGCGCGGTGATATCCGAGTTTCCTCTTGGCGCCAAACCGGATGCCATGAATTTTCCGCGCCGGAACCGCATCATCAGCGGATTGTCGCTGGGCGTCATTGTCATCGAAGCGGGCCGCGAGAGCGGAGCGTTAATCACCGCCAACTTTGCGCTCGATCAAGATCGTGAAGTGTTTGCCGTTCCGGGCAGCATCTTCAGTCCGAAAAGCGCAGGCCCGCACCAACTTTTGAAAGAAGGGGCAAAGCTGATTCAATGCGCTGATGATATTCTAGAAGAACTCAACAACCAGTTGGAACTTTTTTCACCCCGGCATATTGCGCCCGAGGTGCCGCTGACTTTGGACGAGAAAAGCCGCAGCGTTTATGATTTGATTTCGCATGAACCGTTTCACATCGACGCTTTATCAAAAAAAGCAATGTTGCCGGGGCCGCAGTTAATGGCCATTTTGCTGGATTTGGAATTGCAGGGCATCATCAAACAATTGCCCGGAAAATTTTTTGTGCGAAGCTGATAATCGCCGCATTAACCTCGAGCTTAGCGCTTAATTGGTCAACATGCTTGAAAAGAATTTGCCGCCCGACAAGCTGGAAACCACTGTCACCTATCTCGAAATGCTGGCGCCGCCGGCGAGATTGGCGGCGCGCAAACCGGCGCCGGAGAATACTCTCATCATGCGCGCTGTGAAACCGCCGGTTTCATTTTATCGGTATCTTTACAATACGGTCGGCGCTGGGTGGAATTGGGTTGCACGCCGCAAACTCAGCGATGAAGCCCTGGCCGCCCTTGTGCAACATCCGCACATCGAGATTTATGTGCTTTACGCCGGCGGCGTGCCCGGCGGTTATGCCGAGCTTGATTTTCAGCACTGGCCTGAAGTCGAGCTTGTCTATTTTGGGTTGATGCCGGAATTCATCGGCAAAGGGTTGGGTTTCCATTTGATTGACGAAATGATCGAACTCGTCTGGCAGCGCCAGGCAAAACGCTTTTGGCTGCACACATGCACGCTTGACCATCCCGGCGCGCTGCGTTTTTATCAAAAGGCCGGTTTTACGCCTTACAAAGAGGAAACAGAAGTGGTCGACAAGCTTGACTCTTAATCAGTGCTTTCTGGCAGAAAAAATTTTTGCTTTATTGAAAAAGTGATTGCAGTGTAACGCAGAGTGAAACCATCTCATTGAGCAAGCAAACTCATGGACCAACAAGAATTCAAAGAAACTCCGGCAGAGTCGCGTTTTCGACGCTATGCCAGTTGGGCCGCCGTGATCGGCGTGGGTATGTGGGCATGTTACTTTCTCGGATTCTTGGTTTATCATTCCGTCACCCCGACGACCACCGAGCATAGCTGGTTTTTGCAGATTATCGAAAAGCACTACGCGGCGGTGGTCGGCGTGCCGTTGTCGGCCATCACGGCATTTTGCATTGTGTTGCTGTTGAAAATCGTGAATTCCGGGCCGATTGAAATGGAGGCGCTGGGATTCAAATTTCGCGGCGCTGCCGGGCCGGTGATCTTGTGGATATTTTGCTTTCTCGCAACCATACTCGGCCTTTACTTGTTGTGGGGCAAGTGAGCATCATCTTGCCACGGCTGTAATTTTTCGCGCTTGACTTTGAAGTCCGCGTTACGTATTCTTGCGCGCGTTTTGACCGACGGTGTGATCATCACAAAAAAATCATGAAAAAAGCATTCAAGAAAAATTTGCGTTGTGTGTTCTTCCTTTTGATCGGTCTCAATCTGGCTGCAACGTTGCCGCCGGCTGGGATGATCAGCAAGTATTTTCTGGAAAAAAGCGGTGATCCGGCGTTCAATATCGTCTTGACCACGATTGGCAACGCAGAAGTCTCTGCTGCGAATTTTATCATTCCCAAAGCCGGGCACGACCTGACGCTGGCCGGCGCGAAGCGCTTGCTGGAGAGCGCTAATTTCAGCGTCCGCCATATGCTGGCGATGGCTCAAATCAAATTGTTTGCCGGACTGAACAATTATTTTCTCCAAAACGATCTGCGCTTCAACACCCCTCTTATTGCGTTTCGCCAGCCCCACAGCGAGCATTCCTCCGAAGGGTGATTTCCTTTCAACCGGTTTCAATCATTTTTGAAAAACTACTCGGGCAAAATGTTTTTGCTTTGAGAACTCGTGCGCCTGACTCGCAAACACGCGCCTGCGTTTATTGTTGCTCTGAACCATCTGTGCTCAGATGCGGCGCGGCTCTTTGGGTTGACTCACGAAACGCCGTTTTGGTGTGAGGCGCATGCTCAACTCGCATTTGTCAATGCACGGCTTTGAAAGGAAATCCCCATGTCATACAATGAAATTCTCCTGGCGATTATTGGCGGCGGCTTGCTTGTTGCCATGTTGTACATGTTTGTCCGTGTTATACTTTCGCCGTCTTCACGCCCGTCAGAAACGAAAACGCCGCCGCCAGAAGCCGGCTCTGCGACTTCGAAAAAAGCAAAGGCATGAATGTGCTCTTTTTTTGTTTTAGCGGCGGCAACTGGCCGGGCACGCATGTGGCCGGCCAAAACATTCATCGAAATTTGGCTTGCGGGAATTGAAATTTATACTATGTTGAGGTGGAGCGTGATGCGAATGAGATCTCAACAAACGCCCCCTGAAAGGCCTCAACTTCACAAGGATCAGCATGACAACTGGTAAGGCGCCGCGCCAACTGCATGAAATCAAGCTCCTCCCCCTCAAAAAAAAATCTTTCTTCTCCGTCGCGATCAAGCGCTTGCAATACGCTGGCCTCGCCGTGTTTCTCGCGTGCGCGGTGTTTCCCGTTGCCGCCGCTTCCGGGAAAAGTCAAGCGCTGGAGGCTGCGCCTGTTGTCAGGCTGAATGCTGCGACAGAAGAATCCGCTCCCGGTGAACCTGGCGATCTCGGCGCTTCGCTGCCGCTGTGGAGCGGTTTTCCGTTCGCAGGCATTTTGTTATCCATCGCGCTGTTCCCTTTGCTCGCGCCACATTTTTGGCATCATCATTACGGCAAAGTGACGGCCGTGTGGGCGCTGGTGTTTGCGCTGCCCTTTGTGCTGCAGTATGGCGGCGTTGCCGCGCACGAAATTCTTCACATTTATTTTAAGGACTATATTCCTTTCATCATTTTGCTCTGGGCACTTTACACCGTGGCCGGCGGCATTTTGCTGGAAGGCGCGCCTGCTGGCACACCGGCGGCGAACACAGGCATGCTCGCCATTGGCATTATCATCGCGTCGTGGGTCGGCACTACCGGCGCCTCGATGTTGCTGATTCGTCCGATGCTGCGCATGAACAAGGAACGCAAAAGCAACGTTCACGTGTTCGTGTTTTTTATTTTCCTGGTGAGCAATCTCGGCGGCTCGCTCACGCCGCTCGGCGATCCGCCGCTGTTTCTCGGCTTTCTGCACGGAGTGCCGTTTTTCTGGACGATGACCTTGTTTCCGGAAATGTTTGCCGTCTCGGCGATCGTGCTCAGCCTGTTTTTTATCTGTGATACTGTTTTATACAAACGCGAGGGGCCAAAATCGCACCGCAAAACCTCCGCGACCATGCGCCTGCGCGGCTTGCATAATTTGATCTTTCTCGCCGGCGTCATCGGCGGCGTGCTGTTCAGCGGTTTGGTCAAGTTGGGAGAATTCAACATATTCGGGGTGCATCTCGCTACGCAAGACGTGCTGCGCGATCTCTTTCTCGTTTTGATGGGCTGGTTGAGCCTGAAATTCACCGCCAGGGAAATTCGCGAGGGCAATGGTTTCACTTGGGGGCCGATTCAGGAGGTGGCGATTTTGTTCGCCGGCATTTTCATGACGATCATTCCGATGCTGGCGATGCTGCGCGCGGGCAGTGCCGGCGCGCTTTCATTCATCATTGATGCGGTGCGTGAGCCGTGGCATTACTTCTGGGCCAGCGGCAGCTTGTCAAGCTTTCTCGATAATGCGCCCACCTATCTCACGTTTTTGAGCACCGCGCTGGGGCAATTTTATCCCGGAAAATCCGAGTTGGAATCGGTGCACATGTTGATTGCCGAAAATGAAATTTATCTCAAGGCGATCTCCTGCGGCGCCGTGTTCATGGGCGCGAACACCTACATCGGCAACGCGCCGAACTTCATGGTGAAATCCATCGCCGAAGAGAACGGCATCAAGATGCCGAGCTTTTTCGGATACATGTTTTATTCGCTGGTCATTTTGATCCCGACTTTTGTGTTGATAACGTTGATGTTCTTTTGATGGTTGTTTCCTGGAATGATCATGCGAAGGCCGGTGCATGATGGGGCTAACCTGTTTTTCATCCCAGGGCGCAGAGGGTTGCGCTGATTGTCCAAAACCCGTTTGGCATGATGTCCACAAGCCTACTGTTTCGGAAGGGAGAGTTGCATG encodes:
- the obgE gene encoding GTPase ObgE — protein: MFVDSAKIYVEAGRGGSGCMSFRREKYVPKGGPDGGDGGHGGDVILEVDKNLRTLLDFQMRKHFRAERGEHGKGANKTGRNGQEIVIRVPPGTVVRNAETSEILVDMVIVGEQFVVARGGRGGWGNARYVTSTHQAPREWEPGELGESMWLMLELKLLADVGLVGMPNAGKSTLLSRISAARPKIADYPFTTLTPNLGVVRYHDSQSFVVADIPGLIEGAHQGRGLGIDFLRHIERTAVLVILIEAVSENMQATYEALLAELQGYDATLLAKPRLVAITKMDLSEDKDIGADFLQSLNYPACRISAVTGEGLPELLDLMWKAVNQTL
- a CDS encoding sodium:proton antiporter, which codes for MTTGKAPRQLHEIKLLPLKKKSFFSVAIKRLQYAGLAVFLACAVFPVAAASGKSQALEAAPVVRLNAATEESAPGEPGDLGASLPLWSGFPFAGILLSIALFPLLAPHFWHHHYGKVTAVWALVFALPFVLQYGGVAAHEILHIYFKDYIPFIILLWALYTVAGGILLEGAPAGTPAANTGMLAIGIIIASWVGTTGASMLLIRPMLRMNKERKSNVHVFVFFIFLVSNLGGSLTPLGDPPLFLGFLHGVPFFWTMTLFPEMFAVSAIVLSLFFICDTVLYKREGPKSHRKTSATMRLRGLHNLIFLAGVIGGVLFSGLVKLGEFNIFGVHLATQDVLRDLFLVLMGWLSLKFTAREIREGNGFTWGPIQEVAILFAGIFMTIIPMLAMLRAGSAGALSFIIDAVREPWHYFWASGSLSSFLDNAPTYLTFLSTALGQFYPGKSELESVHMLIAENEIYLKAISCGAVFMGANTYIGNAPNFMVKSIAEENGIKMPSFFGYMFYSLVILIPTFVLITLMFF
- a CDS encoding translocation/assembly module TamB, which codes for RVKNIRGTLSCDVKLEGTLSNMRPGGPIRVYNATFALPEYGTAYHDLFFVVSLASNALDMSSFRVESDKGKLEGNVKISLDHEGKVSTLEGSVFAQNFPLSKTRDLELRIDSDSTRITGDANGLRYAGAVTVKRAIYSLSSMQTGKILEIDEAELQQILNTNAEEKDSTFARLLQHVSGELKIRMPRNTWIRGPEVNLELNGELDLVQEGETYLLFGAIDIARGTYELYGKKFTVRSGKLIFQGDLDTAIQIDLLASYVFRQGKEKHEMFVNITGSLSNPQVVFSLDSENTTIEQKDAISYILFNAPAQGSGISLAGSASGVVSGLVSQQLSKTLGEGLNLDVIEFGAGENLTPGSVLVGKYITNDLFISVSQDFSSFNSAEALRVALELEVLREFFLQATRGGKDETDTGFDVIWKKEWQ
- a CDS encoding GNAT family N-acetyltransferase, which codes for MLEKNLPPDKLETTVTYLEMLAPPARLAARKPAPENTLIMRAVKPPVSFYRYLYNTVGAGWNWVARRKLSDEALAALVQHPHIEIYVLYAGGVPGGYAELDFQHWPEVELVYFGLMPEFIGKGLGFHLIDEMIELVWQRQAKRFWLHTCTLDHPGALRFYQKAGFTPYKEETEVVDKLDS
- the dprA gene encoding DNA-protecting protein DprA, giving the protein MALQRAELEALVALLQVPGIGSARVRALVSHFKSVHAVAAAPLAALCEAPGIDRTLAHAIKTSEAREFARRQLDLAQQRGCELITFWDDDYPALLKKINDPPVLLYLKGALQAADQNAIAVVGTRAPTQYGKMVTEKIAADLVAHGITIVSGLARGVDTAAHHAVVRSGGRTLAVLGSGLDVVYPAENRKLLEDIARNGAVISEFPLGAKPDAMNFPRRNRIISGLSLGVIVIEAGRESGALITANFALDQDREVFAVPGSIFSPKSAGPHQLLKEGAKLIQCADDILEELNNQLELFSPRHIAPEVPLTLDEKSRSVYDLISHEPFHIDALSKKAMLPGPQLMAILLDLELQGIIKQLPGKFFVRS